The genomic interval GGCGAGGACGTCGGCGTGGGCGAGGACGGCGGTGACGGGGCCGGTGAGCGAGGCGTGGTCCAGGACCGCGGCGGTCTCCGGAGCGCAGACCCCGTTCATGCGGGCGAGGACGGCCTCCTGCAAGGCGGTGAAGTCGTCGGCGAAGCGACGGATCAGCTCGGTGTGCTCGGTGATCGTCACGATGGCCTTCCGGGTCGCGGGTGGTGGTGAGCGGGGCCGTGCGGGGTGTGTGACCGGCGCGGGTGCGGGCGGGCCCGTGAATCCGGCACCTGGGCGTCCGGGCGTCCGGTGCCGGCGGGGGTGTGCGCCGCCGCCGTGCGGAGCCGGCGACGGCGCCCGGCAGGCTCCGTCCGCGGTCGGGGCTACCGCACCTGGCCGGTGAAGATGGCCGTGCGGTACCAGCCGGAGCCGGAGGTGTCGGCCGGCGTGATCTCGATCTGGGCGTTCCTGGCCGTCTCGGGGAACGCGCAGGCCGTCTTCCAGGTCTGCGACTTGCCCGGCAGCAGGTGCGCGTCGGGCGTGCCGTCGAAGCCTGCTTCCGTGTCGAAGATCTCCTCGGCTCCGTCCGGGCAGGACAGGCTGACCAGGGTCAGGTCGATCGGGGATTCGGAGCCGTTCTGCAGGGTGACGGAGAAGGCCAGGTAGGCCTCGCCGGACGGGCTGGCGTACTCGCCGGAGGTGCCCCGGCCGAAGCCGCTCAGGTGCGCCTTGACGCCGTTGTTCCACGTGGCGGTCTTGTCCAGCGCGACGATGATGGTGTCGCTGCCGGAGTCGTCCTGGACGTCCTGCGCGTCCTCGGCGCTCCGGGTGTCCTGCGAGGCGCTGACGGTGGCCGCCGGCGGCTCGGTGTCGGTCTGAGCGCCGCCGGTGGTGGAGCAGGCGCTCAGGGAGCAGCCCACGACGGTCGCGGCCACGGCGAGGACGGTCCTGCGCGGGCGGGTCAGGGACGCCGCGATCGACGCGAGGAGCGGTGAGGCGCCGTGGATGGGCCGCGCTCCGCGCCGCGACGGCTCCCTCCCGGCCGGCGGCTGCGCGGAAGCGGGGGCCGTCTGCGGCGCCGCGCCCGGCGCACTTGCGACCGGGGCCCGACCGGCCGCCGTCCGGTGCCGGGGACCGCCCGTGGGCACGGCGGAGACAGCGCACGGGGACGAAGGGGAGGGAGAGGGCGGCGTGCCGGGGATGTTCGGGTGGCTCATGGGGTCGTTCCTTGTCTGGATGGGGAGGGAAGGGAAGTGACTGAGAAGCGGGAGGAGAGGGCGCTCCCGCCGGCGGAACTGGGCGCGGCGTCACAGCCCGGGCGTCACGGACACGCGGGCGCGGGAGTCGTGGACCGTGCCCGCGGATGGGCCTCGTCCAGGCGGGCCCCGGCATCGGGGAACCCGCACCGTGGGACTGTCAGCTCCGCAGGCCCCGGATCTTCCGGCCCAGCTCGCCGTGCGGGTCGAGGAGCGCGCCCGCGACGCGGCCGGCGGAGTCCCTCACACCGCCGCTGAAGTTGAGCCGGCCGGAGGAGCCGACGCTGGCGCAGACGCCCTCCCAGTAGGCGGGCTCGCGCTCCCAGCGGACGTCGGCGAGCAGGCGCTCGACCGTCTCGTAGCTCATGGCCTTGCCGGGGTCGCACCAGGGAGTCGCGCGGTGCAGCAGGATGCCGAGGCCCGCCATCACGGCCGGGGCGGTGATCGCGCTGCGCCGGGCGAAGTCCGGGAAGCGGCCCCCGATCAGCCGGGACACCAGCCGGACGACCACTGCCTCCACCTCGTCGGCGTCGGTGTTGGACGGCAGGTTGCCCTCGTGGACGTTGGCCGCCGAGTACTCCACGCCCTTGCTGCCGAAGACGGTGGTGACGATCAGCGCCCGCAGCGCGGACAGCGTCACGACCTCCTGGTCGGTCCTGGTGAGCTGCCGCTTGCCGGCGTTGACCAGCTTGCCGAACGGCATCCGCTGCCCGTCCGACTCGACCTCGAGCTTCTCGCCGACGGTGTAGGAGAGACGGGTGGCGAGGTCGCGCTGGTCCATGGACATGGCCAGGTTCTTGGCGACGTCGACGCCTTTGACGTTGCGGTCGTAGAAGATCTGCCGCGCGTCCGCCGGGGAGATCCCCAGGTAGAGCTCGAAGGGGATGCGGACCCGCCGGCCGAGCTCGGTGTAGGTGAGGCCGAAGGACTCCGGGTCCCGGTAGATGTCGTGCCAGGCGGTGGTCTGGGTCTCGCCGTCGATGGCGATCACCATGGCGTCCGGGGCGACGGTCAGCGTCCGCAGGCCCGAGCCGGGGACCAGCTCGTCGCTCATCGCGGCGATCTCGCCCGGGTGCCAGAGCGTGATCGGGGGCGTGGACCAGGCGGAGCCGTGCTTGCCGAGGATGCCTGCGGCGATGTACTCGGCGTAGTCCGGGATGTTCCTGCCCTTCTGGGACTTCAGCGTCCGCTGCACGGTCGCGCGCAGCTCGGCGCGGCGCCGGTCGTGCCCGGACGCGGCCTTGAGGGCGCGCGGGTCCTCCTCCTGACGCGGTGACGGCACGAGGCGCACCAGCGTCGCGAGGGACAGGGTGCCGATGACCGCGTCCTCGCGGAACGGCATGACGGTGAGCGGGATTCCTTCCGGGATGCCGCTCGGCATGGTCAGGCGCATGGGTCCCCCCTGGGTGGTGGTCGATCAGCCGTCACCCGGCCCCGGGGCGCCGCGCGTCCCCCGGCGTCCCGCCGGAAGGACGGCGTGGAGCGAGGGGCTGGGCGGCGCTCAAGGACATGGCTGTGGCAAAGGAAGTGACGCTTCACGCCGCAGAGTCCTGCTCACCGACGGAAGCGAGTCCATGTAAACACGAACGCGAAAGCACTGTCCAACAGCTTGCACGAGTTGACGTGTGCTGTAGGGTGTGACCACGCCGACCATCGGAGCCAGGACTCATCCATGCCGCAGCCATCCGCACCGTCCGCCCAGGTGACAGCCGCCGAGATCTCCCGCATCGCGGGGGTCACGCGCGCCACCGTCAGCAACTGGCGACGCCGGCACGACGACTTCCCCGCGCCCTCGGGCGGCACGGACAGCAGCCCGCTGTACGACCTGGAGGAGGTCCGCGCCTGGCTCGCCTCCCGCGGACAGCACACGGCGGCCACGCCCAGCGGGGAGCTGCGCACCACCCTGCGCCTCCGTGAGCGGGCCGTCGCCGGCACGTCCGACCTGCTCCTGCTGGTCCTGGCCGCGGCCCGCCGCCCCGCCGACGACCTCACCGGTCTGCTCGCGCTGCCCGACGCCGACCTGCTGAAGCAGGCGAGCGACGCGGCGGCCGGGGCCGCGGACGTGGTGCCGGACGCGGAACCCGTCCGGTTCACCGACGCCGACGCCACGGTCCTGCGCGCCCTGCTGCTCTGCGTCCGCGACGAGGGCGCGCAGACGGCGCTGGGCGTCCTGGCGGAGCGGGAGCTGGAGGACAGCGCCGCCAGCGGCGCCTACCGCACCCCGGCCCCGCTCGCCGACCTGCTGGCCCGCCTGGTCCCGGGCTCCCCCGCCCGCGTCCTCGACCCCGCCTGCGGCAGCGGCACCCTGCTGACGGCCGCGGCGGCGCGCGGCGCGCGCGAGCTGTACGGACAGGACAGCCTCCCCGTCCAGGCGCGGCGCGCCGCGGTCGGCCTGACCCTGACGGCCGGGGAAGGCGCGGACGTCACCGTGCGCTCGGGCGACAGCCTGCGCGCCGACGCCTTCCCGGACCTCACCGTCGACGCCGTGCTGTGCAACCCGCCCTACGGCGACCGGGACTGGGGCCACGACGAACTGGCCTACGACTCGCGCTGGGCGTACGGCTTCCCGCCCCGCGCCGAGTCCGAGCTGGCCTGGGTCCAGCACGCGCTGGCCCACCTCGAACCGGGCGGCCACGCCGTGCTGCTCCTCCCGCCGGCCACGGCGTCCCGCTCCTCCGGCCGCCGCATCCGCGCCGAACTGATCCGCAGCGGCGCGCTGCGCGCGGTGGCGTCCCTGCCGCCGGGGGCGGCGATCCCGCTCCACATCGGTCTGCAGGTGTGGATACTGCAACGCCCGGAGCCGGCCCGGCCGGCGCACCAGACGGTGCTCTTCGTCGACGCGGCGGGCGAGCCGTCGGCGCCGGGACGCGGCGGAAGCCGTTCGGGTTCGGTGGACTGGGCGCGGGTGACGGAGCAGATTCTCTCCGCGTGGACGGCGTACGCCGAGGACCCGGACGGTTTCGAGGCGCGGGCCGGTGTGGCGCGGGCGGTGAGCGTCGTCGACCTGCTCGACGAGGTCGTCGACGTGACCCCGGCCCGGCAGGTGCGGGCCTCGCAGGCGGACGTCGACCCGCAGGAAGTGGCCCGCGAGGCCGCGGCGGCCCGCGAAGGACTGGCGGCGGCGGTGCGGACGGTGGCCGGGCTGGCGGGCATGGCGCGGTGGGACGCCGCAGGGGCTTCGGCACGGGAGTGGCGTACGGCGACAGTGGCCGACCTGGCGCGGGGCGGGGCCCTGAAACTTCTCCGTTCGGCTCCGGTTCCGCCGACGGCCTTCGAGCCCGAGGCGAACGCCGCGAAGAACGGTACCTACAGCGGAAATCGCTGGCGCACGCTGACGGGCGGTGACATCGCTCGCGGGAGCGAGCCGACGGGATCGGTCCTGGATGTGCAGGCCAAGCAGATGCCCGAGATCGCGGTGGGCGACGTTCTGCTCCGCAACCTGGTCAGCGGCACCGGACCCGTAGCGCGCGTTGCCGGCGAGACGGATGCCGGCGCCCTCCTCGGACCCGGCGTCCACCTGTTCCGGCCGGACCCGGCACGACTCGACCCCTGGTTCCTCCTCGGCTTCCTCAGCGCCGAGGCCAACCTGGCCGGCGCCTCGACCGGCAGTTCCACCCTCCACGTCACACCGGGTCGCCTGCGCGTGCCGCTGCTGCCCCTCGAGGAGCAGCGCCGGTACGGCGAGGCGTTCCGGCACGTGGAGGCGCTGCGTGAACAGGCGCGGCGCACACGGGACTTGGCCGAGGAGACGGCACGGCTCGTGAGCGGGGGGCTCACGGGCGGACAACTGGTGCCGGAGCCCACCTAGGCTCTGGAACCACCCCCACCTCTGATGCGGACGGATGAGGAACACCTCCCTCCCGCCGCGCTCACAGTCACCCGTAGCAGCCCCGGAAGGGAAACGGAAGAAGTCTTGAACAGCAGCAAGCACACGGAGTTGGCGAACCACGCGTGGTCCGTCGCCGACCTCCTGCGGGGGGACTACAAGCAGTCCGACTACGGCAAGGTCATCCTGCCGTTCACGGTGCTGCGGCGACTGGAGTGCGTGCTGGAGCCGACCCGCGAGAAGGTCGCCCAGATCGCGGAGCAGCACAAGGACAGTGACATCGACCCGGACCGCTTCCTGCGCCGGGCCTCGGGCCACTCCTTCTACAACCGGTCGAGCCTGACCCTGAAGAAGATCGCCGCGGACCCGCAGAATGCGGCGAAGAACCTCGCGGTGTACGTCGGTGCGTTCTCCGACAACGCCCGCGGCGTGCTGGACCGCTTCGAGTTCGCCCAGCAGATCAAGCGGCTGGACACCGCGGGGCTGCTCTACCAGGTCATCGGCAAGTTCACCGACCTGGACCTGCGTCCCGAGGTCGTGCCCAACCACAACATGGGCTACATCTTCGAGGAGCTGATCCGCCGCTTCGCGGAACAGTCCAACGAGACGGCCGGTGAGCACTTCACCCCGCGCGAGGTGATCCAGCTCATGGTGCGGCTGCTCGTCGCCCCGGACGGCGACGCGCTCCAGCTTCCGGGCGCGGTGCGCACGGTCCTCGACCCTGCGTGTGGCACGGGCGGCATGCTCTCCGCGATGGACGACCTGATCACGGAGCTGAACCCGGACGCCACGGTGGAGGTGTACGGGCAGGAGCTCAACCCGGAGTCGTGGGCGATCTGCCGGTCCGACCTCATGATCAAGGGCCAGGACCCGGAGAACATCGCCTTCGGCAACTCCTTCTCCGACGACGGCCACGCCCGCAAGACCTTCGACTACATGCTGGCCAACCCGCCGTTCGGCGTGGAGTGGAAGAAGGTCAAGGACGAGGTCGAGCGCGAACACAGGGAACTCGGCGAGGCCGGCCGCTTCGGCGCGGGCCTGCCGCGCATCAACGACGGCTCACTGCTGTTCCTCCAGCACATGATCTCGAAGATGAAGCCGGTCGACGTGGACGGCGGGGGCGGCTCGCGCCTCGCGATCGTCTTCAACGGCTCACCGCTGTTCACCGGCGCGGCCGGCTCGGGCGAGTCGGAGATCCGCCGCTGGATCCTGGAGAACGACTGGCTGGAGGGCATCGTCGCCCTGCCGGACCAGCTCTTCTACAACACCGGCATCTCGACGTACTTCTGGATCCTGACCAACCGTAAGAGCCCGGACCACAAGGGCAAGGTCGTCCTGCTGGACGCCCGCGACCAGTGGCAGAAGATGCGCAAGTCGCTGGGCGACAAGCGCAAGCATCTGGGCAAGGAGCACATCGCCACGATCGTCAAGCTGTACGGCGAGGCCCTGGCCGTGGTGGACGACGCGGACCACCCACTGCACGGCAAGGTGAAGGTCTTCCGCAACGAGGACTTCGGCTACCAGCGGATCACGGTGGAACGCCCGCTGAAGCTGCGGTTCGAGATCACGGAGGAGACGCTGGCGGCACTGGAGGCGTCCAAGGCGATCCAGAAGCTGCCCCAGGCCCCGGCCTTGGCGGACGCCTTCAAGTCCCTGGTGGGCACGAGTTGGGCCACGAAGCAGGAGGCCTGGCTGACCCTGAAGGATGCGGTGGTCCAGGCCGGCGGGACGTGGCCGACGGGGGCGCCGTTCAACAAGGCGCTGCGGGATGTGATCGGAGTGCGGGATCCGGAGGGCGAGGTGCAGCTCGTCAAGGGGCAGCCTGAGTCGGACTCGGAACTTCGGGACTATGAAAACGTTCCGCTGGAAGAGGACATCGAGGAGTACCTGGCACAGGAGGTTCACCCGCACGTGCCGGACGCATGGATCGACCACAGCAAGACGAAGATTGGGTACGAGATCCCGTTCACGCGGCACTTCTATGTGTATGAGCCGCCTCGGCCGTTGGCGGAGATCGATGCGGAGTTGAAGGCGCTGGAGGCGGAGATTCAGAGCCTCTTGAGCGAGGTGACGGAATGACTCCCTGGCCGGACATGAAGGTCGGGCGCGTCGCCCGACTGATCAGCGGAGTTGGCTTTCCGCACCAATATCAGGGCAAAACGTCGGGAGCACACCCGTTCCTCAAAGTATCCGACCTCGCCTCAGCGGTTTCGGGATATCACCTGGTAACTGCCCAGAACTGGGTGGACCAGGCAGACCTTGCCTCGCTCGGCGCCCGTTTGGCACCCAAGGGAGCCATCGTGTTCCCCAAGGTGGGAGCCGCCATGCTCAAGAATCCCCGCCGCCTGCTCGATCTTCCGGCAGCGATGGACAACAATCTGATGGCTATCGTCCCCAACTCTGGCGAGCCACGCTTCTGGCTGTACGCTCTCAGCACCATTGATTTGGGCGAGATTTCGGCGGGGGGTGCACTTCCCTATGTCAACGAGGGACAAATTCGGGACCTGCACATCCCATTCCCCAGCGTTGAACAGCAGCGCCACATTGCCGACTTCCTCGACGCCG from Streptomyces sp. DH-12 carries:
- a CDS encoding DNA sulfur modification protein DndB, whose protein sequence is MRLTMPSGIPEGIPLTVMPFREDAVIGTLSLATLVRLVPSPRQEEDPRALKAASGHDRRRAELRATVQRTLKSQKGRNIPDYAEYIAAGILGKHGSAWSTPPITLWHPGEIAAMSDELVPGSGLRTLTVAPDAMVIAIDGETQTTAWHDIYRDPESFGLTYTELGRRVRIPFELYLGISPADARQIFYDRNVKGVDVAKNLAMSMDQRDLATRLSYTVGEKLEVESDGQRMPFGKLVNAGKRQLTRTDQEVVTLSALRALIVTTVFGSKGVEYSAANVHEGNLPSNTDADEVEAVVVRLVSRLIGGRFPDFARRSAITAPAVMAGLGILLHRATPWCDPGKAMSYETVERLLADVRWEREPAYWEGVCASVGSSGRLNFSGGVRDSAGRVAGALLDPHGELGRKIRGLRS
- a CDS encoding N-6 DNA methylase, which translates into the protein MPQPSAPSAQVTAAEISRIAGVTRATVSNWRRRHDDFPAPSGGTDSSPLYDLEEVRAWLASRGQHTAATPSGELRTTLRLRERAVAGTSDLLLLVLAAARRPADDLTGLLALPDADLLKQASDAAAGAADVVPDAEPVRFTDADATVLRALLLCVRDEGAQTALGVLAERELEDSAASGAYRTPAPLADLLARLVPGSPARVLDPACGSGTLLTAAAARGARELYGQDSLPVQARRAAVGLTLTAGEGADVTVRSGDSLRADAFPDLTVDAVLCNPPYGDRDWGHDELAYDSRWAYGFPPRAESELAWVQHALAHLEPGGHAVLLLPPATASRSSGRRIRAELIRSGALRAVASLPPGAAIPLHIGLQVWILQRPEPARPAHQTVLFVDAAGEPSAPGRGGSRSGSVDWARVTEQILSAWTAYAEDPDGFEARAGVARAVSVVDLLDEVVDVTPARQVRASQADVDPQEVAREAAAAREGLAAAVRTVAGLAGMARWDAAGASAREWRTATVADLARGGALKLLRSAPVPPTAFEPEANAAKNGTYSGNRWRTLTGGDIARGSEPTGSVLDVQAKQMPEIAVGDVLLRNLVSGTGPVARVAGETDAGALLGPGVHLFRPDPARLDPWFLLGFLSAEANLAGASTGSSTLHVTPGRLRVPLLPLEEQRRYGEAFRHVEALREQARRTRDLAEETARLVSGGLTGGQLVPEPT
- a CDS encoding class I SAM-dependent DNA methyltransferase codes for the protein MNSSKHTELANHAWSVADLLRGDYKQSDYGKVILPFTVLRRLECVLEPTREKVAQIAEQHKDSDIDPDRFLRRASGHSFYNRSSLTLKKIAADPQNAAKNLAVYVGAFSDNARGVLDRFEFAQQIKRLDTAGLLYQVIGKFTDLDLRPEVVPNHNMGYIFEELIRRFAEQSNETAGEHFTPREVIQLMVRLLVAPDGDALQLPGAVRTVLDPACGTGGMLSAMDDLITELNPDATVEVYGQELNPESWAICRSDLMIKGQDPENIAFGNSFSDDGHARKTFDYMLANPPFGVEWKKVKDEVEREHRELGEAGRFGAGLPRINDGSLLFLQHMISKMKPVDVDGGGGSRLAIVFNGSPLFTGAAGSGESEIRRWILENDWLEGIVALPDQLFYNTGISTYFWILTNRKSPDHKGKVVLLDARDQWQKMRKSLGDKRKHLGKEHIATIVKLYGEALAVVDDADHPLHGKVKVFRNEDFGYQRITVERPLKLRFEITEETLAALEASKAIQKLPQAPALADAFKSLVGTSWATKQEAWLTLKDAVVQAGGTWPTGAPFNKALRDVIGVRDPEGEVQLVKGQPESDSELRDYENVPLEEDIEEYLAQEVHPHVPDAWIDHSKTKIGYEIPFTRHFYVYEPPRPLAEIDAELKALEAEIQSLLSEVTE